Proteins from a single region of Hordeum vulgare subsp. vulgare chromosome 6H, MorexV3_pseudomolecules_assembly, whole genome shotgun sequence:
- the LOC123402839 gene encoding cytosolic sulfotransferase 5-like, translating to MAAPAVFPREASASTPEADEAKEIYEEARGVVSTYETVPGGATMDYRRHPDGWYITPSIMVGSVVAQQRFEARGTDVLLVTMPKCGTTWIKALLYAAAHRSDADASSSVLRQLASHNSHQLVPFLEAQVYTKDRIPDLSSLPAPRLFATHIPAESLPPSIAASDCKVVYLCRDPKDCFVSLWHFMNKFTSWGIDEAHGRFCDGVSPYGPFWEHVLGYWRWHVERPGQVLFLTYEELSADPLGQLRRLAEFIGRPFTPGEQDAGVDREIAEACAMKSMADQEVNRSGTTEIVERTMPNGVFFRRGVVGDWTNHLTPEMAGRIDEITKGKFKGSGLMLHKTISEIPKI from the exons ATGGCTGCTCCTGCTGTCTTCCCCCGTGAGGCCAGCGCCTCCACGCCGGAAGCCGACGAGGCAAAAGAAAtctacgaggaagcccgtggggtGGTGTCCACCTACGAGACCGTGCCCGGCGGAGCCACGATGGATTACCGCCGCCACCCCGACGGCTGGTACATAACGCCGTCGATCATGGTGGGCTCCGTGGTCGCGCAGCAGCGCTTTGAGGCGCGTGGCACCGACGTGCTCCTTGTTACGATGCCCAAGTGCGGGACTACCTGGATCAAGGCCCTCCTCTATGCCGCGGCCCACCGCAGCGACGCCGACGCATCATCGTCCGTGCTCCGGCAGCTCGCCTCCCACAACTCCCACCAGCTCGTCCCTTTCCTCGAGGCCCAGGTCTACACCAAGGACCGGATCCCTGACCTGAGCTCGCTCCCCGCGCCGCGGCTCTTCGCCACGCACATCCCGGCCGAGTCGCTGCCGCCCTCCATCGCGGCGTCAGACTGCAAG GTGGTGTACTTGTGCCGGGACCCCAAGGACTGCTTCGTGTCTCTGTGGCACTTCATGAACAAGTTCACCTCCTGGGGCATCGACGAGGCACACGGCCGGTTCTGCGACGGCGTCTCGCCGTACGGGCCCTTCTGGGAGCACGTGCTGGGCTACTGGCGCTGGCACGTCGAGAGGCCGGGCCAGGTGCTCTTCCTGACTTACGAGGAGCTCAGCGCCGACCCGCTCGGCCAGCTGAGGCGCCTCGCCGAGTTCATCGGGCGCCCCTTCACGCCGGGGGAGCAGGATGCCGGAGTGGACAGGGAGATCGCGGAGGCATGCGCCATGAAGAGCATGGCCGACCAGGAGGTGAACCGGTCGGGGACGACCGAAATCGTTGAGAGGACCATGCCCAACGGGGTCTTCTTCCGGCGCGGCGTGGTCGGGGACTGGACCAACCACCTCACGCCGGAGATGGCGGGAAGGATTGATGAGATTACCAAGGGCAAGTTCAAAGGATCCGGTCTCATGCTGCACAAAACAATCTCGGAAATCCCCAAGATCTAG